CCTCAAACAATGCCTTTACCGGCGTTGAGTCCGCTGCAATGCGAGCGAGTTTATTTTTGATTACTTTAAACCCAACTCCTGCATCGTGCAGTTGACGACGCAAAGTTGATACTTGAGCTGCATCCAAGCCTTGTACGCTGGTCAAAACAATCGACTCAGCAGACCCGAACACGCTCTTCAGAAACTCAATTTGTTCTTCTTTTTCTGTTCGTTCCATTTACACACCTCACTTAAATTGAACGAGACGTGTGCAAATCGGTTACGATTACTGCCACCATCTCGGCAGGATTTTTAAGCCTCCACTCAGAAGACCCCCTGCTGTCATCGACGATCTAACTTCAAAAATTTTAGTCCGCGATAGCCATGACCTCAGTCAAGTCTACCTTCACGCCCGGACCCATTGTCGAAGACAGGGTCACTTTGCGAACGTATTGCCCTTTCAAGGAAGCTGGTTTGGCACGCAAAACGGCCCCCAAGAGAGATTTCATATTGTCTTTCAAATGAGAGGCCGAGAAGGAAATACGGCCCAAAGGCGCATGCAAAGTTCCCGTCTTATCTACTTTGAATTCGATCTTGCCACTCTTGACTTCTTTGACCGCTTTAGCGACATCCAGAGTAACAGTCCCAACCTTAGGATTTGGCATCAAACCACGAGGTCCCAGCACTTTCCCTAATTTACCAACCACTCCCATCATATCCGGAGAGGCGACCACTTTGTCAAAATCCATAAATCCAGACTCAACG
This region of Myxococcaceae bacterium genomic DNA includes:
- a CDS encoding 50S ribosomal protein L1, with product MAKHGKKYRNVSKKVDPQTRYGLEQACGLVKECKTAKFDESVDIAMNLGVDPRHADQNIRGAVILPHGTGKTVRVAVFAKGSKAKEAEEAGADVVGAEDLAARVESGFMDFDKVVASPDMMGVVGKLGKVLGPRGLMPNPKVGTVTLDVAKAVKEVKSGKIEFKVDKTGTLHAPLGRISFSASHLKDNMKSLLGAVLRAKPASLKGQYVRKVTLSSTMGPGVKVDLTEVMAIAD